In Elgaria multicarinata webbii isolate HBS135686 ecotype San Diego chromosome 15, rElgMul1.1.pri, whole genome shotgun sequence, one genomic interval encodes:
- the LOC134409175 gene encoding syntaxin-3-like encodes MKDRLEELKNRVNEDGDSWDLDDPLSFDNPVFKEDEGNPMSKVFQEIASLSAALDKLEELAENIDKKQQRVLCCTTEESICEEKRELSNIKDSFTREAKGLQPKLSAIQEVLTRDSERWLAVSRIRHCQLSVLVNRYHEIITRHYAKETQYVEKLKEQIRRQTELAGLTLREEDIRRLVESPAGPRIVGQDLEVLKAKQHLAMAQVRHQQLLDLEAQIGELNSLFLHLEVLVAEQQETLDSIEYNVLHTLDYISQSNEEVKKALKYERQSRFSAALSAVLGLCACCTCISCLATPSVVR; translated from the coding sequence ATGAAGGACCGGTTAGAGGAGCTGAAGAACCGAGTGAACGAAGATGGGGATTCTTGGGATCTAGATGACCCGCTTTCCTTCGACAACCCCGTTTTCAAAGAGGATGAGGGCAACCCCATGAGCAAGGTGTTCCAGGAAATCGCCAGCCTCTCCGCGGCTCTGGATAAGCTGGAGGAGTTAGCGGAGAACATCGACAAGAAGCAGCAGCGGGTCCTTTGCTGTACTACGGAGGAAAGCATCTGCGAAGAGAAGCGAGAGCTGAGCAACATTAAAGACAGCTTCACCAGGGAGGCCAAAGGTCTCCAGCCCAAACTCAGCGCCATCCAGGAGGTGCTCACGAGGGACAGTGAGCGGTGGTTGGCCGTCAGCCGCATCCGTCACTGCCAGCTCTCCGTCCTCGTCAACCGCTACCATGAGATCATCACCCGCCATTACGCCAAGGAGACCCAGTATGTGGAGAAGCTGAAGGAGCAGATCCGGAGGCAGACGGAGCTGGCAGGCTTGACGCTCCGGGAAGAGGACATCAGGCGGCTGGTGGAGAGCCCTGCCGGGCCGCGCATTGTGGGCCAGGACCTGGAAGTCCTCAAAGCGAAGCAACACCTAGCCATGGCCCAGGTACGCCACCAGCAGTTGCTCGACTTGGAAGCTCAGATCGGTGAGCTGAACTCCCTCTTCCTGCACTTAGAGGTCCTGGTGGCAGAACAGCAGGAGACCCTCGACAGCATCGAGTACAATGTCCTGCACACCCTCGATTACATCTCCCAGTCCAACGAGGAGGTCAAGAAAGCCCTCAAATATGAGCGGCAGTCTCGCTTTTCTGCTGCGTTGTCCGCAGTGCTGGGCCTCTGCGCCTGTTGCACCTGCATCTCGTGTTTGGCAACTCCCAGTGTGGTGCGTTGA